From one Colletotrichum destructivum chromosome 3, complete sequence genomic stretch:
- a CDS encoding Putative membrane insertase YidC/ALB3/OXA1/COX18, membrane insertase YidC/Oxa/ALB, with amino-acid sequence MLPSRGVLRSLPSVRATSSISSQSISRSSRRLGDGRQFGTSLRSSGAPWSSLRSVNSRLGGLAGTVAIGGSLETRRALSLWNSKPEPAPAPAPAPAPALAPAPAPAPAATASTPAAPAAAPAQPPVDAASASASASAPAPSVPTPEPVLADASAAATPSTSLPDLDAAALLDLPEQIGFLKTLGLDFGWGPSSVMQWSFEHLHVYSGMPWWASIAATAVLLRLVMFKPLLKSQDTAARMQKLQQDPRYEEIRTGLQESMARGDSAAMTELRRDLSMMNKRAGVNPLNGLWGLLQIPFGYGMFRVLNGASSIPVPGMETGGLLWISDLTVSDPFFLLPIAGPFAMFAMVKLGSRYSTPQAKAQQKLMMYILGPLSVIFTAYLPAGVQLYFFVTGLVGVLQNWLFTKPGFRSFFNLTPLPSTPTPAAAVPAAPASHLTYQAPRATPAAPALETPAPAQDGTINGVFNNIKQTVHNAKGGAGNYLEANRAKEEAKHAKKYATTRAEQERQKFWAQMRKK; translated from the exons ATGCTGCCCAGCAGAGGCGTCCTCCGCTCTCTCCCCTCCGTGAGGGCGACCAGCAGCATATCCAGCCAATCC ATCTCCAGGTCATCCAGACGACTCGGCGATGGGCGGCAGTTCGGAACCTCCCTGCGCAGCAGCGGTGCGCCCTGGTCCTCCCTGAGGTCAGTCAACTCCAGATTGGGTGGTCTTGCCGGCACAGTAGCCATCGGTGGCTCCCTCGAGACACGACgcgccctctctctctggaACTCTAAGCCCGAGCCGGCACCCGCTCCTGCACCCGCTCCTGCACCTGCACTCGCTCCCGCGCCCGCTCCCGCGCCCGCGGCAACAGCATCGACACCAGCAGCTCCCGCAGCAGCTCCAGCACAACCTCCCGTCGACGCTGCGTCCGCCTCCgcgtccgcctccgccccggCACCATCCGTTCCCACCCCCGAACCAGTCCTTGCcgacgccagcgccgccgccaccccctccacctccctccccgacctcgacgccgccgcccttctcgacctgCCCGAACAGATCGGCTTTCTCAAgaccctcggcctcgacttCGGCTGGGGCCCCTCGAGCGTGATGCAGTGGTCCTTCGAGCACCTGCACGTCTACTCGGGCATGCCCTGGTGGGCCTCCATCGCCGCTACCGCCGTCCTTCTGCGCCTCGTCATGTTCAAGCCCCTCCTCAAGTCCCAGGACACCGCCGCCCGGATGCAGAAGCTGCAGCAGGACCCCCGCTACGAGGAGATCCGTACCGGCCTGCAGGAGTCCATGGCCCGCGGCGACTCCGCCGCCATGACCGAGCTCCGTCGCGACCTGTCCATGATGAACAAACGCGCCGGCGTCAACCCCCTCAACGGCCTCTGGGGTCTCCTGCAGATTCCCTTCGGGTACGGCATGTTCCGCGTTCTGAACGGTGCCTCCAGCATCCCCGTCCCCGGCATGGAGACCGGCGGCCTTCTCTGGATTTCCGACTTGACCGTTTCCgaccccttcttcctcctgccCATTGCCGGTCCATTCGCCATGTTCGCCATGGTCAAG CTCGGTTCCCGCTACTCCACGCCGCAGGCCAAAGCCCAGCAGAAGCTGATGATGTACATCCTCGGCCCCCTCTCCGTCATCTTCACCGCCTACCTCCCCGCCGGCGTCCAGCTGTACTTCTTCGTCACCGGTCTCGTCGGAGTCCTCCAGAACTGGCTCTTCACCAAGCCCGGCTTCCGCAGCTTCTTCAACCTcacgcccctcccctcgactccgacgcccgccgccgccgtccctGCCGCCCCTGCCAGCCATCTGACATACCAGGCCCCGCGCGCCACCCCCGCCGCTCCCGCCCTTGAGACTCCCGCCCCCGCGCAGGACGGCACCATCAACGGCGTCTTCAACAACATTAAGCAGACGGTGCACAACGCCAAGGGCGGTGCCGGCAACTACCTCGAGGCCAACcgcgccaaggaggaggccaagcacGCCAAGAAATACGCCACGACGAGGGCGGAGCAGGAGAGACAGAAGTTCTGGGCCCAGATGCGTAAGAAGtga
- a CDS encoding Putative outer membrane protein, MIM1/TOM13, whose translation MASDDSLHPLAESGVTIRSDSEQYSQGEDLTESPPSSNSPLILYKPPTFWGLVRGAAINLFLPFINGMMLGFGELFAHEAAYRLGWGSTKVFPMSRRRTHAIGPGLEVRDKHRKPTTSLDDLTSLE comes from the exons ATGGCTTCCGACGACTCCTTGCACCCCCTCGCCGAGTCCGGCGTGACAATCCGGTCCGACAGCGAGCAGTACTCCCAGGGCGAGGACCTGACCGaatcccctccctcctcgaaCTCGCCCCTCATCCTCTACAAGCCGCCGACGTTCTGGGGCCTggtccgcggcgccgccatcaaccTGTTTTTGCCGTTCATCAATGGTATGATGCTCGGGTTTGGAGAGTTGTTTGCACATGAGGCTGCGTACAGGTTAGGATGGGGCAGCACCAAG GTCTTCCCGATGTCCCGGAGACGAACACACGCCATCGGCCCCGGCCTGGAGGTTCGAGACAAGCACCGAAAGCCTACAACTAGCCTGGACGACTTGACGAGTCTGGAATGA
- a CDS encoding Putative UBX domain, UBA-like superfamily, SEP domain, Ubiquitin-like domain superfamily — protein MSGSSNSASRNNILRDFKSLTGMSEARCTEYLESANWDIGLAAQAYYADHDSEDEIEPVAQAQPAAAAPAPAEYTGPRTLDGRPAPESAGRASTVKKAAPKKKGLATLSSIGGGHAHDDDDDDDDEDDDDRGRGDLFAGGEKSGLAVQDPSQEGGGAKKIISDILAKAKANASRPETASSAGPSRSSVFQGSGNTVGGEGTESRSIPDPNAFQEGAGGPPGTGGEPQERTLHLWQDGFSIDDGELHRFDDPENAMDLNMIRAGRAPLHLMNVRYDQPVDVKLHQHQENYRALPKKYKPFGGEGRRLGSPVPGEGSASAGAAAPAASTTTQAASAGSTGPQQAVDESQPTLTLRIQLPNGTRLPARFNTTHTVNDVYEFVQRASADTSTRSWVLATTFPNKDHTDRSLVLGEMPEFKKGGTAVVKWA, from the exons ATGTctggcagcagcaacagcgcTTCGCGCAACAACATCCTGCGCGACTTCAAGAGCTTGACGGGTATGTCCGAAGCTCGT TGCACAGAGTACCTTGAGTCTGCGAACTGGGACAttggcctcgccgcccaggccTACTACGCCGACCACGACTCCGAGGACGAAATCGAACCCGTCGCCCAGGCTCagcccgctgccgctgcaCCTGCTCCTGCCGAATACACCGGTCCCCGAACTCTCGATGGTCGGCCTGCACCCGAGTCCGCCGGCCGAGCCAGCACGgtgaagaaggcggcgcctAAGAAGAAGGGTCTTGCGACGCTCAGCTCTATCGGCGGCGGTCACGCAcacgatgacgatgatgacgacgacgacgaagacgacgacgacagagGCCGCGGAGACCTCTTCGCCGGAGGCGAGAAGTCTGGATTGGCTGTGCAGGACCCGTCccaggagggcggcggtgcaAAGAAGATCATCAGTGACAttctcgccaaggccaaggc CAACGCTTCCCGCCCAGAGACTGCATCCTCCGCTGGTCCTTCGCGCTCCAGCGTCTTTCAGGGATCCGGAAACACCGTCGGTGGCGAAGGAACCGAGAGCCGCAGCATCCCCGACCCCAATGCCTTCCAGGAGGGTGCTGGAGGCCCGCCCGGTACCGGCGGCGAGCCTCAGGAGCGCACGTTGCACCTGTGGCAGGACGGCTTCagcatcgacgacggcgagcttCACCGATTCGACGATCCGGAGAATGCAATGGACCTGAACATGATCCGTGCCGGTAGAGCCCCTCTGCACCTGATGAACGTCCGCTATGACCAGCCGGTGGATGTGaagctgcaccagcaccaggAGAACTACCGCGCGTTGCCCAAAAAGTACAAGCCTTTCGGTGGAGAGGGACGCCGACTCGGCAGCCCGGTCCCCGGCGAGGGTAGCGCTTCCGCGGGCGCGGCCGCTCCCGCTGCTTCGACAACCACCCAggccgcctccgccggctcGACTGGCCCTcagcaggccgtcgacgagtcTCAACCCACTCTGACTCTGCGCATCCAGCTGCCCAACGGCACGCGACTGCCTGCCCGGTTCAACACTACGCACACCGTCAACGACGTTTACGAATTCGTGCAGCGTGCCTCGGCTGACACCAGCACCAGATCGTGGGTTCTGGCGACAACCTTCCCGAACAAGGACCACACCGATCGCAGTTTAGTGCTGGGCGAGATGCCCGAGTTCAAGAAGGGCGGaaccgccgtcgtcaagtGGGCTTAA